The following are from one region of the Magallana gigas chromosome 6, xbMagGiga1.1, whole genome shotgun sequence genome:
- the LOC105340052 gene encoding protein JTB, with protein sequence MMFDFCTKKKMALAVALLFGISLVTLVVESAWPSHHKIQAVKFPSNLVPLNKSCPTKKAKAVSDCERCSKDELRKLQPECQETGFKQKIICDNKETFYQNCEITPYMDERNFWIFQAVTFIIFAVSYSLVRVRQKKLDGQLMDKINRQIASGI encoded by the exons ATGATGTTCGATTTTTGTACTAAAAAGAAAATGGCTTTGGCCGTTGCCTTGTTATTTGG CATATCCCTAGTGACACTTGTCGTAGAGAGTGCCTGGCCATCACATCACAAGATACAGGCAGTCAAATTTCCATCAAATCTGG TGCCATTGAACAAATCTTGTCCTACAAAGAAAGCCAAAGCTGTATCAGACTGTGAACGATGCAGTAAAGATGAACTG AGAAAGCTGCAGCCAGAGTGCCAAGAGACAGGCTttaagcaaaaaataatttgtgacAACAAAGAGACATTTTATCAGAA CTGTGAAATTACACCATACATGGATGAAAGGAACTTTTGGATATTCCAGGCAGTGACATTTATAATATTTGCTGTGTCGTATTCATTGGTTCGAGTGAGACAAAAAAAACTGGATGGACAGTTGATGGACAAAATTAATAGACAGATTGCTTCtggaatttaa
- the LOC105340053 gene encoding cytochrome c oxidase subunit 5A, mitochondrial, which produces MIRSACKRIGLSALNAVSKQIKSGCPSAAAAGLRPYSETGPRPHTSLYPVVSEGTWLEKNNYAQFDGWELRQLINFVAADDGVPEPEIIIEVLKGCRNNNDYALATRFLEVVRLKGGNKMSETWPYIMQEIGPTMQELGISTLKEMGYEEPELWLENVDDM; this is translated from the exons ATGATCCGTTCGGCATGTAAAAGAATTGGACTTTCTGCTCTAAACGCAGTCAGCAAGCAAATAAAATCAGGATGTCCTAGCG CTGCTGCAGCAGGTTTGAGACCATACAGTGAGACCGGCCCCAGACCCCATACATCCTTGTACCCAGTGGTCAGTGAGGGAACCTGGCTGGAGAAAAACAACTATGCCCAGTTTGATGGGTGGGAGTTGAGACAGCTGATAAATTTTGTGGCT GCAGATGATGGTGTACCTGAGCCAGAAATCATCATTGAAGTTCTGAAGGGCTGCAGGAACAATAACGATTACGCCCTCGCAACCCGTTTCTTGGAAGTAGTGAGG ttGAAGGGAGGTAACAAAATGTCAGAAACCTGGCCCTACATTATGCAGGAGATCGGACCAACCATGCAGGAATTAGGAATTAGCACACTTAAAGAAATGGGATATGAAGAGCCAGAGTTATGGCTGGAAAATGTAGATGACATGTAA